One window of the Mycobacterium xenopi genome contains the following:
- the pgsA gene encoding CDP-diacylglycerol--glycerol-3-phosphate 3-phosphatidyltransferase yields the protein MSGQPQTGPTVGRVRVTNVANMLTGLRLALVPIFVLALFAGDGHDTTSRIAAFVIFAVAVVTDRFDGALARTYGMVTELGTLADPIADKALIGAALIGLSMLGDLPWWVTVLILVREIAVTALRFAVLRRGVIPASWGGKLKTLVQAVAIGLFVLPLSGSWLMVATAVMTAALVLTVVTGVDYVASAAWEVRSTTR from the coding sequence GTGTCGGGACAGCCTCAAACCGGTCCCACGGTGGGGCGCGTCCGCGTCACCAATGTCGCCAACATGCTGACCGGTTTACGGCTGGCGCTGGTCCCGATTTTCGTGCTCGCGCTATTCGCCGGTGATGGCCATGACACCACCAGCCGCATCGCGGCTTTCGTGATCTTCGCTGTGGCCGTCGTCACCGACCGCTTTGACGGGGCGCTGGCCCGCACCTACGGCATGGTGACCGAGTTGGGCACGTTGGCGGACCCGATTGCGGACAAGGCGCTCATCGGGGCGGCGCTGATCGGGCTGTCGATGCTTGGTGACCTGCCGTGGTGGGTGACCGTGCTGATCCTCGTTCGTGAGATCGCGGTGACGGCACTACGCTTCGCGGTGCTGCGCCGTGGCGTCATTCCGGCCAGCTGGGGCGGCAAATTGAAGACGCTCGTCCAAGCGGTGGCGATCGGCCTGTTTGTCCTTCCGCTTTCGGGATCCTGGCTCATGGTGGCCACGGCGGTGATGACCGCGGCCCTGGTGCTGACGGTTGTCACCGGGGTCGACTACGTCGCATCCGCGGCCTGGGAAGTTCGCTCCACGACCCGCTGA
- a CDS encoding amino-acid N-acetyltransferase — MDPAGSSAGTRPVVRRARTSDVPAIKRLVDTYAGKILLEKNLVTLYEAVQEFWVAEHDGEVVGCGALHVLWSDLGEIRTVAVRPDMTGRGVGHAIVDRLIEVARELQLQRLFVLTFETEFFSRHGFTEIEGTPVTAEVYEEMCRSYDLGVAEFLDLSYVKPNILGNSRMLLIL, encoded by the coding sequence GTGGACCCAGCGGGAAGTTCAGCGGGCACCCGGCCAGTGGTCCGGCGCGCGCGAACCTCGGATGTCCCGGCGATCAAACGACTTGTCGACACCTACGCCGGGAAGATCTTGTTGGAAAAGAACCTGGTGACGTTGTATGAGGCAGTCCAGGAATTCTGGGTGGCCGAACACGACGGGGAGGTGGTGGGCTGCGGCGCACTGCACGTTTTGTGGTCGGACCTCGGCGAAATACGCACCGTTGCGGTGCGTCCCGATATGACCGGTCGCGGTGTCGGCCACGCGATCGTGGATCGTCTTATCGAGGTGGCGCGTGAGCTGCAACTGCAACGGCTGTTCGTATTGACGTTCGAAACCGAGTTTTTCAGTCGCCACGGCTTCACCGAGATCGAGGGCACGCCGGTGACCGCCGAGGTGTACGAGGAGATGTGCCGCTCGTATGACCTGGGTGTGGCCGAGTTCTTGGACCTGAGCTATGTCAAGCCGAACATCCTGGGCAACTCGCGAATGCTGTTGATTCTCTAG
- a CDS encoding oxidoreductase, with product MAGWTAADLPSFAGRTVIVTGANSGLGEVTARELARVGARVILAVRDTEKGKAAAERMTGPETGQVEVRHLDLQDLSSVRRFADEVHTVDILVNNAGIMATDYTLSADGFESHIATNHLGHFALTNLLLPKLADRVVTVSSLLHTIGYLSIKDLNWQSRRYSRWLAYGQSKLANLLFTSELQRRLSSVGSALRALAAHPGWSHTNLQGRSGHRVSDAVVLAVDRVVSTDADFGARQTLYAVSQDLPGDTFVGPRFGLYGRTQPTWRSWPAKRATTAAALWELSEQLTGIKFPL from the coding sequence ATGGCTGGATGGACCGCAGCAGACCTGCCGTCGTTCGCCGGGCGCACGGTCATTGTCACCGGGGCCAACAGCGGGCTGGGTGAGGTGACCGCACGCGAATTGGCTCGGGTCGGGGCCCGGGTGATCCTCGCGGTCCGCGACACCGAGAAGGGCAAGGCGGCGGCCGAGCGCATGACCGGCCCCGAAACCGGTCAGGTCGAAGTGCGTCATCTCGACCTGCAGGACCTGTCGTCGGTGCGGCGCTTCGCCGACGAGGTGCACACTGTCGACATCCTGGTCAACAACGCCGGGATCATGGCCACCGACTACACGCTGAGCGCCGACGGCTTTGAGAGCCACATCGCCACCAACCATCTCGGTCATTTCGCGTTGACGAACCTGCTGCTGCCCAAGCTCGCCGATCGGGTGGTGACCGTGTCCTCGCTGCTGCACACGATCGGCTACCTCAGCATCAAAGACCTGAACTGGCAGTCCCGCCGGTATTCGAGGTGGCTGGCTTATGGCCAGTCCAAGCTCGCCAACCTGCTGTTCACCAGCGAGCTGCAGCGGCGGCTATCCAGCGTCGGCTCCGCGCTGCGCGCCCTGGCCGCCCACCCCGGCTGGTCGCACACCAACCTGCAAGGCCGCTCCGGCCACAGAGTCAGCGACGCGGTGGTATTGGCCGTCGACCGTGTCGTATCCACCGATGCCGACTTCGGTGCGCGTCAAACGTTGTACGCGGTGTCGCAGGACTTGCCGGGTGACACGTTCGTCGGACCGCGGTTCGGTCTCTACGGCCGCACCCAGCCGACCTGGCGCAGCTGGCCGGCCAAGCGTGCAACCACCGCCGCCGCGCTCTGGGAACTGTCCGAACAGCTCACGGGTATCAAATTCCCGCTTTGA
- a CDS encoding diacylglycerol kinase family protein, whose product MYLGIVVNPKARKNLAAPGDRSAALRRIVGAWGEVHETASVEDLRNTVQQLCPRVTHLVGDGGDGSLHWLINEVRQCDADPQHWPTFVPTNHGSVNAVARKARVRGKADAIVRALVVAAESDRPPPEVCLDMLELDGETADGAPFHRLCFGLAAGGVGNRFYDKYYANPDHGRAAVARVIGRMFGDYITSKVAPGRLHRSDWASHLFAPTHARVVIDGEEVPTRAHRLLHAGAIDLRIGGPFRLFPKACEPGALQFQAGELRPSLIVVQLPAALTRGTVRGRRVRDVNGQEMTIEAEDEPLSPIIDGERFDGIVKLVARAGPRIRIARVAASTGAVRRDRR is encoded by the coding sequence ATGTATCTAGGAATCGTCGTCAACCCGAAAGCACGCAAGAATCTTGCTGCGCCGGGTGATCGCAGCGCCGCACTGCGCCGCATCGTCGGTGCCTGGGGCGAGGTCCACGAAACCGCCTCCGTCGAGGACCTCCGCAACACTGTGCAGCAGCTGTGTCCGCGGGTCACTCACCTGGTGGGCGATGGTGGGGACGGGTCGCTGCACTGGTTGATCAACGAAGTCCGGCAATGCGACGCTGATCCGCAACATTGGCCGACGTTCGTGCCCACCAACCACGGCAGCGTCAACGCCGTTGCCCGCAAGGCGCGGGTGCGCGGCAAAGCGGATGCGATTGTGCGCGCATTGGTAGTTGCCGCCGAGTCGGATCGGCCTCCGCCCGAGGTGTGCCTGGACATGTTGGAACTCGACGGCGAAACCGCCGATGGCGCACCGTTTCATCGGCTGTGTTTCGGGCTGGCCGCCGGAGGCGTCGGCAACCGGTTCTACGACAAGTACTACGCCAACCCGGATCATGGCCGCGCGGCCGTCGCCCGGGTGATCGGCCGCATGTTCGGCGACTACATAACCTCCAAAGTTGCCCCCGGGCGATTGCATCGGAGTGACTGGGCCTCGCACCTGTTCGCCCCGACGCACGCCCGCGTCGTCATCGACGGCGAGGAGGTCCCGACGAGGGCGCATCGGCTGCTGCACGCCGGCGCGATCGACCTGCGCATCGGCGGCCCGTTCCGGCTGTTCCCCAAGGCATGCGAACCCGGGGCGCTGCAATTTCAAGCCGGCGAATTGAGGCCATCGTTAATCGTCGTGCAGCTTCCCGCGGCACTCACCCGCGGCACGGTTCGCGGCCGGCGGGTCCGCGATGTCAACGGCCAGGAAATGACCATCGAGGCCGAGGATGAACCGCTGTCGCCGATCATCGACGGCGAGCGTTTCGACGGCATCGTCAAACTCGTGGCCCGCGCTGGGCCGCGTATCCGCATCGCCCGGGTGGCGGCGTCGACCGGTGCCGTCCGGCGCGACCGGCGATAA
- a CDS encoding thioester reductase domain-containing protein yields METLIDYLRAWEAQRPDQILFRFVDVEGRELEHYTYQSFAERTRELAAYLFAEAALRPGDRALLVYPPGLEMVAAFFACARLGVIAVPVSPPLPVAFEAGLAKLSFIARDCQAKAVLSTKQLEYDYRLLLGHRQGALPWPDVERPLELPWFATDGTQDFGGAPVADTPGRVLFLQYTSGSTSDPKGVIVSHANVIANASAFTGDEVCVSWLPQHHDMGLISAYLFVLLKGGTTHALSPVDFLQRPSAWLRLISDARATHTPAPNFALEYCLREDKLPASELAGIDLSSLDSMVIGAEPLRANTFARFRQRFAPYGLRPDALTGAYGLAENTLIVSLRGRQTVTLNKRALEKNLARVEKALPENHNQAPVVSCGKPLDGNVVRIVDPHTRQDLGEGRIGEVWVDGASKGGGYWRCPEKTAETFEARIAGDEEHTYLRTGDLGFLYEGELFVCGRTKDLIIVRGVNCYPSDIEAVVERSASQVRDGCVAAFSVENADQEALVVVAEVRDEHALPDAKALARAIRRHCHVDPHTIVFVPPRSIPKTTSGKIRRAQTRQLWLDKTLPVLASHTYQSHEAPDAAAGPLDRFRNLIESYDLTGDEDCSFADLGIDSLALAELRSDLQALLDEHGAGQLAEEVNTRLLQRLTVAEFFRLMCEFGDGSGQPLNALQQALDQISVEYEEYETARMRADARLPLPALPPAREGAPRDVLLTGATGFLGPFLLSSLLARTSYTIHALVRATDAAHGLDRIVASLRRAQLWSAAVEAEIRARVRVVCGDLAEPFLGVGEAAFRQLAESVDAIVHNGALVNYVRTYDALRPTNVGGTWELLRLAMTGHRKAFHLVSSTFIYGWSTLPVVGEDYANEEMSGLDFGYSQTKWVAEQLAFAAQRQGLDVRIYRPSLISPTSAGYGSQDDIYVRLTAFMIEHGLAVNALNQISLLPADLVAEHIVALMDLPAEAGTVFNMTADDYYNLTDVTRLLTERHGYRFTYHDIPSFTEQVNRRCTPRDPLYPLVDFLTRSAGKIEAMRDKRYDNIQYRRARALAKVRRREPALAETVDNLVGFLRRERLITEAERGSLGDDAVA; encoded by the coding sequence ATGGAGACGCTCATCGACTACCTGCGGGCGTGGGAGGCGCAGAGGCCGGATCAGATCCTCTTCCGGTTCGTTGATGTCGAGGGCCGCGAACTCGAACACTACACGTACCAGAGCTTCGCCGAACGGACCCGCGAACTGGCCGCCTACCTGTTCGCCGAGGCCGCGCTCAGACCCGGAGATCGGGCGCTGCTGGTCTACCCCCCGGGACTGGAGATGGTCGCGGCATTCTTCGCCTGCGCCCGCCTCGGGGTGATCGCCGTACCGGTCAGTCCTCCGCTGCCAGTGGCTTTCGAAGCGGGGCTGGCCAAGCTCAGCTTCATCGCCCGCGACTGCCAGGCCAAGGCGGTGCTGTCGACCAAGCAGTTGGAGTACGACTACCGCCTGCTGCTGGGTCACCGGCAAGGCGCGCTGCCCTGGCCAGACGTCGAGCGGCCGCTGGAGCTGCCCTGGTTCGCGACGGACGGCACCCAGGACTTCGGTGGCGCGCCGGTGGCGGACACGCCCGGCCGGGTGCTGTTCCTGCAGTACACCTCGGGTTCGACCAGCGACCCCAAAGGCGTGATCGTCAGCCACGCCAACGTCATCGCCAACGCCTCGGCGTTCACCGGTGACGAAGTGTGCGTCTCGTGGCTTCCTCAGCACCACGACATGGGCTTGATTTCGGCTTACCTGTTCGTGCTGCTGAAGGGCGGGACCACGCACGCGCTGTCACCGGTCGACTTCCTCCAGCGGCCGTCGGCCTGGCTGCGGCTCATCAGCGACGCACGGGCCACCCACACCCCGGCGCCGAACTTCGCCCTCGAGTACTGCCTGCGCGAAGACAAGCTTCCCGCATCCGAGCTCGCCGGCATAGACCTCAGCAGTTTGGACAGCATGGTCATCGGGGCAGAGCCGTTGCGGGCCAACACCTTTGCACGTTTCCGGCAGCGCTTCGCGCCCTATGGGCTGCGGCCCGACGCGTTGACGGGGGCTTACGGCTTGGCCGAAAACACGCTGATCGTCTCGCTTCGGGGGCGCCAGACCGTGACTTTGAACAAGCGTGCGCTGGAAAAGAATCTCGCGCGGGTCGAAAAAGCTTTGCCGGAAAACCACAATCAGGCTCCGGTGGTGAGCTGCGGGAAGCCGCTCGACGGAAACGTGGTCCGGATCGTCGACCCACACACGCGGCAGGACCTGGGCGAAGGCCGCATCGGCGAGGTTTGGGTGGACGGCGCTTCCAAGGGAGGCGGCTACTGGCGGTGCCCGGAGAAAACCGCGGAGACGTTCGAAGCCCGCATTGCCGGCGACGAGGAGCACACCTATCTGCGGACGGGTGATCTGGGCTTCCTGTACGAGGGCGAGCTGTTCGTCTGCGGACGGACCAAGGACCTGATCATCGTGCGCGGCGTCAACTGCTATCCCTCGGACATCGAGGCCGTCGTGGAGCGGTCGGCGTCGCAGGTCCGCGACGGCTGTGTGGCCGCGTTCTCGGTCGAGAATGCCGACCAGGAAGCCCTGGTCGTGGTCGCCGAGGTGCGAGACGAGCACGCACTGCCGGACGCCAAGGCGTTGGCGCGAGCGATCCGCAGGCACTGCCACGTCGATCCGCACACGATCGTGTTCGTGCCGCCGCGCAGCATTCCCAAGACCACCTCGGGCAAGATCCGGCGCGCGCAGACCCGCCAACTCTGGCTGGACAAAACGTTGCCGGTGCTCGCGAGCCACACGTATCAGAGCCACGAGGCCCCCGATGCCGCCGCTGGTCCGCTGGACCGCTTCCGCAACCTCATCGAAAGCTATGACCTCACCGGCGATGAGGACTGCTCGTTCGCCGACCTCGGCATCGACTCGCTGGCCCTGGCCGAGCTCCGCTCGGACCTACAGGCCCTGCTGGACGAGCACGGCGCGGGGCAGCTGGCCGAGGAGGTCAACACGCGCCTGCTGCAGCGGCTGACGGTCGCCGAGTTCTTCCGGCTCATGTGCGAATTCGGCGACGGCTCCGGGCAGCCGCTGAACGCCCTGCAGCAGGCGTTGGATCAGATTTCGGTCGAGTACGAGGAATACGAGACCGCGCGGATGCGCGCCGACGCGCGGCTGCCGCTGCCGGCGCTGCCGCCGGCGCGAGAGGGCGCGCCCCGCGACGTCCTGTTGACCGGGGCGACGGGTTTCCTGGGGCCGTTCCTGCTGAGCAGCTTGCTCGCGCGAACGTCCTACACCATCCACGCCCTGGTGCGCGCCACCGATGCGGCACACGGCCTGGACCGGATCGTGGCCTCGCTGCGCCGGGCGCAGCTGTGGTCAGCGGCCGTGGAAGCCGAGATCCGGGCGCGGGTGCGCGTGGTGTGCGGGGACCTGGCCGAGCCTTTCCTGGGAGTTGGCGAGGCGGCGTTCCGACAGCTCGCCGAGAGTGTTGACGCCATCGTGCACAACGGCGCCCTGGTCAACTACGTGCGGACCTACGACGCCCTGCGGCCCACCAACGTGGGCGGCACCTGGGAGCTGTTGCGACTGGCCATGACCGGGCACCGGAAGGCGTTCCACTTGGTCTCCAGCACCTTCATCTACGGCTGGAGCACACTGCCGGTGGTCGGGGAGGACTATGCCAACGAGGAGATGAGCGGCCTGGACTTCGGCTATTCGCAGACCAAGTGGGTCGCCGAGCAGCTCGCGTTTGCCGCGCAGCGGCAAGGCCTCGACGTGCGCATCTACCGGCCGTCGTTGATCTCCCCCACCAGCGCCGGCTACGGCAGCCAGGACGACATCTATGTGCGCCTCACCGCGTTCATGATCGAGCACGGCCTGGCTGTCAACGCTCTCAACCAGATCAGTCTGCTGCCGGCCGACCTGGTCGCGGAGCACATCGTCGCGCTGATGGACCTTCCCGCAGAGGCGGGCACGGTGTTCAACATGACCGCCGATGACTACTACAACCTCACCGACGTCACCCGGCTGTTAACCGAACGCCACGGCTACCGCTTCACCTACCACGACATCCCGTCGTTCACCGAGCAGGTGAACCGCCGGTGCACGCCGCGCGACCCGCTGTATCCACTGGTCGATTTCCTCACCCGGTCGGCCGGCAAGATCGAGGCGATGCGCGACAAGCGCTACGACAACATTCAGTACCGGCGCGCCCGAGCGTTGGCCAAGGTTCGCCGGCGCGAGCCGGCGCTGGCCGAGACGGTCGATAACCTCGTCGGGTTCCTGCGGCGTGAGCGTCTGATCACCGAGGCGGAGAGGGGGAGCCTCGGCGACGACGCAGTAGCCTAG
- a CDS encoding metal-dependent hydrolase, with amino-acid sequence MFTVDDQAAGPHDASLDHERIVLQARDVEFDWANLPFYYVPNEPFATHFCNVLHLLLPAGEEWIVEVFKKALPLIQDDQLRLDVQGFLSQEAMHSQAHAGVLEHFAANGIDVTPFTDQIRWLFTKLIGDRPGWGPNRRQRWLAEQVSIVAAIEHYTAILGEWILDTPQLDALGADPVMLDLLRWHGAEEVEHKAVAFDTMKHLRAGYWRQVRTQLLVTPAMLWLFVRGVRFMYSVDPYLPAGTKPRWRDYFRAARRGLVPGPFEFLRVIGAYYKPSFHPSQLGGVGRAVEYLAKSPAARASH; translated from the coding sequence ATGTTCACCGTCGATGACCAGGCAGCGGGTCCTCACGACGCGTCACTCGATCACGAACGCATCGTCTTGCAGGCGCGTGACGTCGAATTCGACTGGGCCAACCTGCCGTTCTACTACGTGCCCAACGAGCCCTTCGCCACCCACTTCTGCAACGTGCTGCACCTGTTGCTGCCCGCGGGCGAGGAGTGGATCGTCGAGGTGTTCAAGAAGGCGTTGCCGTTGATCCAGGACGACCAACTGCGGCTGGATGTGCAGGGCTTCCTCAGCCAGGAGGCCATGCATTCCCAAGCGCACGCCGGTGTGCTTGAGCACTTCGCCGCCAACGGCATCGACGTGACACCGTTCACCGACCAGATCCGCTGGCTGTTCACCAAGCTCATCGGCGACCGGCCCGGTTGGGGCCCGAACCGACGGCAACGCTGGTTGGCCGAGCAGGTGTCGATCGTGGCGGCCATCGAGCACTACACCGCGATCTTGGGGGAATGGATTCTCGACACCCCGCAACTCGACGCGCTCGGCGCCGACCCAGTGATGCTCGACCTGCTGCGCTGGCATGGCGCAGAGGAAGTCGAACACAAAGCCGTCGCGTTCGACACCATGAAGCATCTGCGCGCGGGGTACTGGCGCCAGGTGCGCACCCAGCTGCTGGTGACACCGGCGATGTTGTGGCTGTTCGTCCGCGGCGTGCGGTTCATGTACTCGGTCGATCCCTACCTGCCTGCGGGGACCAAACCGCGCTGGCGCGACTACTTCCGCGCGGCGCGCCGGGGTTTGGTACCCGGCCCGTTCGAGTTCCTGCGGGTCATCGGCGCCTATTACAAGCCGAGTTTCCACCCGTCCCAGCTGGGCGGGGTGGGACGTGCCGTGGAGTACTTGGCCAAGTCGCCCGCCGCTCGCGCGTCTCACTGA
- a CDS encoding SDR family oxidoreductase yields the protein MTATNVTASDGVTLAVHPYGEIDQRRPTILAVHGYPDNHHVWDGVAAELADRYNVVTYDVRGAGDSSEPADRSGYRFPQLVSDIGTVIDSLEVDEVHLLGHDWGSIQCWAAVTDDSVSGKIASFTSISGPHLNYAGKFLRSPRTPRAVADVAKQILASSYIWFFLCPGVPEIAIRTRATVKVFEAVERIGRSSTRSQRPAAYRSTRDYLNGLNLYRANMPGPFLAPGKQLPQTTVPVQVLVARQDYFVSPALQRFTGSIPPGSRVIPIEGGHWVVSSRPDVIARLTSEWVDRVIEGAPGAGESVVHTGPRDVRGKLALVTGAGAGIGRATAVELARQGAHAVAVVDRDLASAEHTADAVRAAGAEAAVYQVDVSDEAAMNNLAAQVLSKHGVVDILVNNAGIGMAGRFLETTPEHWDTVMAVNVRGVINGCRAFGARMVERGQGGTIINVASAAAFLPSKSMVAYGTTKAAVLALSESLRADLADEGITVTAVCPGFVNTNIAKSTVYAGMTAEQQQRAREKADAAYRRRNYTPEATAKAIVKAIKTGPAVLPIAAESRVAYALRRISPSLLRLVARFDIRQT from the coding sequence ATGACAGCTACCAACGTCACGGCGTCGGACGGCGTCACCCTGGCCGTGCACCCGTACGGCGAGATTGATCAGCGACGCCCGACCATCCTGGCCGTCCACGGCTATCCCGATAACCACCACGTGTGGGACGGGGTGGCAGCAGAACTGGCCGACCGCTACAACGTCGTGACCTACGACGTGCGCGGGGCCGGTGACTCTTCAGAACCGGCGGATCGCTCGGGATACCGGTTCCCGCAACTGGTTTCGGACATCGGCACGGTGATTGACAGCCTAGAAGTGGACGAGGTCCACCTGCTGGGCCACGACTGGGGTTCCATCCAGTGCTGGGCGGCGGTCACCGACGACTCGGTCAGCGGCAAAATCGCGTCATTCACGTCGATCTCGGGGCCACACCTGAACTACGCGGGCAAATTTCTGCGGTCACCGCGCACACCGCGCGCCGTCGCCGACGTTGCCAAACAGATCCTGGCCTCGTCCTACATCTGGTTCTTCTTGTGCCCGGGTGTGCCGGAGATCGCGATCCGAACCCGGGCAACGGTGAAAGTCTTTGAGGCCGTTGAGCGTATCGGCCGATCGAGCACCCGTAGCCAGCGCCCTGCGGCGTACCGGTCGACCCGTGACTACCTCAACGGGCTCAACCTGTACCGCGCCAACATGCCCGGGCCGTTTCTCGCGCCTGGGAAGCAGCTGCCGCAGACCACCGTGCCGGTGCAGGTGCTGGTGGCACGCCAGGACTATTTCGTCTCCCCCGCCCTGCAGCGGTTCACCGGCTCGATCCCGCCTGGCAGCAGGGTCATTCCCATCGAGGGCGGGCATTGGGTGGTCAGCTCCCGGCCCGACGTCATCGCCCGGCTCACCAGCGAATGGGTCGACCGGGTCATCGAGGGTGCACCCGGCGCAGGCGAGTCCGTCGTGCACACCGGGCCGCGTGACGTGCGCGGCAAACTCGCGCTGGTCACCGGGGCCGGTGCGGGCATCGGCCGGGCCACCGCGGTGGAGTTGGCCCGCCAGGGCGCCCACGCCGTCGCGGTCGTCGACCGCGACCTCGCCAGCGCCGAACACACCGCAGACGCGGTGCGTGCAGCCGGCGCGGAGGCCGCGGTCTACCAGGTCGACGTCAGCGACGAAGCGGCGATGAATAACCTTGCCGCACAAGTACTGAGCAAGCACGGCGTGGTCGACATCCTGGTGAACAACGCCGGCATCGGCATGGCCGGACGGTTCTTGGAGACCACACCGGAGCACTGGGATACCGTCATGGCCGTCAACGTCCGCGGAGTGATCAACGGTTGCCGCGCGTTCGGTGCCCGGATGGTCGAGCGCGGCCAGGGCGGCACGATCATCAATGTGGCGTCGGCGGCGGCTTTTCTGCCGTCGAAGTCGATGGTCGCCTACGGCACCACCAAGGCAGCGGTGCTGGCGCTGAGCGAATCCCTGCGCGCAGACCTGGCCGACGAGGGCATCACAGTCACCGCTGTGTGCCCGGGTTTCGTCAACACCAACATCGCCAAAAGCACCGTCTACGCGGGAATGACGGCCGAGCAGCAGCAGCGGGCCCGAGAGAAGGCCGATGCCGCGTATCGGCGTCGCAACTACACCCCGGAAGCCACCGCCAAAGCGATTGTCAAGGCGATCAAGACCGGCCCGGCGGTGTTGCCGATCGCAGCCGAGTCCCGGGTGGCCTACGCGCTGCGCCGGATCAGTCCCTCGCTGCTTCGGCTCGTCGCCCGCTTCGACATTCGACAAACCTAG
- a CDS encoding PDR/VanB family oxidoreductase: MPHTIWNSRPADLYGRRKRDRVLTALCGVGVLFGGLASASRWSPSRVTPVQRAITAVVTKREQLCPDVVALTLADPDGGLLPSWTPGAHIDVRLPSGRRRQYSLCGPPGRRTDYRIAVRRITDGGGGSVEMHESFDVGDTLVFEGPRNAFYLVTDERDVLFVIGGIGVTPILPMIQLAQQHGINWRAVYAGRSREYMPLLDEVVAVAPDRVTVWADDERGRLPGAEDLLADADSTTAVYVCGPTGMLESVRAVRDEYADAPLHYERFSPPPVVNGRPFELELARSRRVLSVPSNRSALAVMLDRDPATPYSCQQGFCGTCKVKVLAGQVDRRGRAAEGDDEMLVCVSRAKNGRVVIDA; encoded by the coding sequence GTGCCCCACACTATTTGGAACAGCCGGCCCGCCGACCTCTATGGTCGTCGCAAACGCGACCGTGTGCTGACCGCATTGTGTGGTGTGGGTGTTCTCTTCGGCGGCCTGGCGTCGGCGTCGCGGTGGTCACCGTCGCGGGTGACTCCCGTGCAGCGCGCCATCACCGCGGTGGTCACCAAGCGCGAACAGCTTTGCCCCGACGTGGTCGCGTTGACGCTGGCCGACCCCGACGGGGGGTTGCTGCCGTCATGGACGCCGGGCGCACACATCGACGTGCGGCTGCCCTCGGGCCGCCGCCGCCAGTATTCGCTGTGTGGCCCGCCCGGTCGGCGCACCGACTACCGCATCGCGGTACGCCGGATCACCGACGGCGGGGGCGGGTCGGTCGAGATGCACGAGTCGTTCGACGTGGGCGACACGCTGGTGTTCGAAGGGCCCCGCAATGCCTTCTACCTCGTCACCGACGAACGGGACGTGCTGTTCGTGATCGGCGGTATCGGGGTGACCCCGATCCTGCCCATGATCCAGCTGGCCCAGCAGCACGGAATCAATTGGCGCGCAGTCTATGCCGGCCGCAGCCGGGAGTACATGCCACTGCTGGACGAGGTGGTGGCGGTGGCCCCGGACCGGGTCACGGTGTGGGCCGACGACGAGCGCGGGCGGCTGCCCGGCGCCGAGGACCTGCTGGCCGACGCCGACTCGACGACCGCTGTCTACGTGTGCGGGCCGACCGGCATGCTGGAGTCGGTGCGTGCAGTGCGCGACGAATACGCCGACGCACCACTGCATTACGAGCGGTTCAGCCCACCCCCGGTGGTCAACGGGCGTCCGTTCGAGCTGGAACTCGCGCGTTCGCGACGGGTGCTGTCCGTGCCGTCGAACCGCTCGGCGCTGGCCGTCATGCTCGACCGTGACCCGGCAACCCCATACTCCTGCCAGCAAGGGTTCTGCGGGACGTGCAAGGTCAAAGTCCTGGCCGGACAGGTGGATCGCCGGGGTCGCGCCGCAGAGGGCGACGACGAAATGCTGGTCTGCGTCTCCCGGGCGAAAAACGGTCGCGTAGTCATCGACGCCTGA